A window of the Vigna angularis cultivar LongXiaoDou No.4 chromosome 3, ASM1680809v1, whole genome shotgun sequence genome harbors these coding sequences:
- the LOC108343900 gene encoding uncharacterized protein LOC108343900, with amino-acid sequence MECNKDEAVRTRKMAEARMQSGDFVDALRLATKAKKLYADVENITQILTICEVHNAANKKVSATDMDWYAILQIERFADEAIIKKQYRRLALLLHPDKNKYAGAEAAFKLIGQANGVLSDQEKRSLYDSRFGISVRGAAKKSTAKRGAEKCQRSSESQRSSHENVFTAKRDEHATNYQKNSYPNSADSNNQAGPTFWTTCPHCSVKFEYSIRYAYVNLLCMQCMKSFKAHVFNFGAPPPQPKFTSVNIQKEAPIPGPPKPDSESTVQKPLVRERTARFVRSDTTSMKKCAAGVGAHCEKSKDGSVPASKVMEPQCSKNVGSKRVRQSAPDAGKSFKDRNSGEMRDANVQENDLDHSRAGARRSSRKKQRVSYTETSEDEDLEFPSKSPRQNEPPKTDDVENKTVPATNGASNSNNPATSTAGVADQNTENVSESKEHNCPSPDSNIPSSPNILSCFDAEFNDFEMDKEADRFGVNQIWAAYDSGDAMPRFYAIVKKVLSPFMLKITWLEADPDDDEELDWQDADLPIACGKFRLGSSQKTTDRTMFSHQVRCVKETGRGSYMVYPRKGETWAIFRDWDINWSSDPNKHLAYDYDYVEILSDFSENVVIAVAYLGKVKGFVSLFQQTSENGAVNFYVRPHELYRFSHQIPSYKMSGNEREGVPRGSFEFDPAALPSNLFEVGDSGNLKMNS; translated from the coding sequence ATGGAGTGCAACAAAGATGAGGCTGTGAGGACTAGGAAAATGGCCGAAGCTAGAATGCAAAGTGGTGATTTTGTGGATGCACTCAGATTGGCTACCAAGGCTAAAAAGCTGTATGCTGATGTTGAAAACATTACTCAGATTCTTACCATCTGTGAGGTTCACAATGCTGCCAATAAAAAGGTCTCTGCCACTGACATGGACTGGTATGCGATACTTCAGATTGAAAGATTTGCTGATGAAGCAATCATAAAGAAACAGTACAGGAGGCTCGCACTGCTACTTCATCCTGACAAGAACAAGTACGCTGGTGCAGAAGCTGCTTTCAAGTTGATTGGGCAAGCCAATGGGGTCTTGAGTGACCAAGAAAAACGTTCTTTGTATGACAGCCGGTTCGGAATCTCTGTAAGAGGTGCTGCGAAGAAATCCACTGCAAAACGTGGTGCAGAAAAATGTCAGAGAAGTTCTGAATCACAACGTAGTTCACATGAGAATGTGTTCACTGCAAAGCGTGATGAGCATGCAACAAATTATCAGAAGAATTCTTACCCTAACTCCGCTGATTCCAACAACCAAGCTGGGCCGACATTCTGGACAACTTGCCCACATTGTAGTGTTAAGTTCGAGTACTCCATACGATATGCGTATGTGAACTTATTGTGTATGCAGTGCATGAAATCATTTAAAGctcatgtttttaattttggtgCTCCACCGCCACAGCCAAAGTTTACTTCAGTAAATATCCAGAAAGAGGCTCCAATTCCTGGTCCCCCAAAACCAGATTCAGAAAGCACTGTTCAGAAACCCCTTGTTAGAGAACGTACTGCCAGGTTTGTGCGGTCAGATACTACATCTATGAAAAAATGTGCTGCTGGAGTTGGTGCTCATTGTGAAAAGAGTAAAGATGGCTCTGTTCCTGCATCCAAAGTCATGGAGCCACAATGCTCTAAAAATGTTGGAAGTAAGAGAGTAAGACAGTCAGCACCAGATGCAGGAAAAAGCTTCAAAGATAGAAACAGTGGTGAGATGAGAGATGCTAATGTTCAAGAAAATGATCTTGATCATTCAAGAGCTGGTGCAAGGAGATCTTCAAGGAAAAAACAGCGTGTTTCATATACCGAAACCTctgaagatgaagatcttgaATTTCCTTCCAAATCGCCACGACAAAATGAACCGCCTAAAACCGATGACGTTGAGAATAAGACTGTTCCGGCAACAAATGGAGCGTCCAACAGCAACAATCCAGCTACTTCAACTGCTGGTGTGGCTGATCAGAACACGGAGAATGTATCCGAGTCAAAAGAGCATAACTGCCCTTCACCGGATTCAAATATTCCTTCTAGTCCAAACATCCTTTCTTGTTTTGACGCAGAATTCAATGATTTCGAAATGGACAAGGAGGCGGATCGCTTTGGTGTTAATCAAATATGGGCAGCGTATGATAGCGGTGATGCGATGCCAAGGTTTTATGCTATAGTCAAGAAAGTGCTTTCCCCTTTCATGTTGAAGATTACTTGGTTGGAGGCTGATCCAGATGACGACGAAGAGCTTGATTGGCAGGATGCAGATTTGCCTATTGCCTGCGGTAAGTTCAGACTTGGTAGTTCTCAGAAAACTACAGATCGTACTATGTTCTCTCATCAGGTGCGGTGTGTAAAAGAAACTGGCAGAGGTTCTTATATGGTATATCCCCGTAAAGGAGAAACATGGGCAATTTTCAGAGATTGGGATATCAACTGGAGTTCTGATCCAAATAAACATTTAGCGTATGACTATGACTATGTGGAGATCTTATCAGACTTTTCTGAAAACGTGGTCATCGCTGTTGCCTATCTGGGCAAAGTGAAAGGATTTGTTAGCCTCTTTCAGCAAACTTCAGAGAATGGAGCGGTCAATTTTTATGTCCGGCCTCATGAGCTTTATAGGTTCTCGCATCAAATTCCTTCTTATAAGATGTCTGGTAATGAGAGGGAGGGTGTTCCAAGAGGATCTTTTGAATTTGATCCTGCTGCCTTGCCTTCTAATCTCTTTGAAGTTGGTGATTCGGGTAATTTGAAGATGAATAGCTGA